From Cyanobacterium sp. T60_A2020_053, the proteins below share one genomic window:
- a CDS encoding amino acid ABC transporter ATP-binding protein — protein sequence MSQPVIVSDNLHKSFGNLEVLKGVNVELHKKDVVSIIGPSGCGKTTFIRCLNRLETITSGKLEVMGVEISATKIGEKSLHQLRSKVSMVFQHFNLFPHLTVVQNLMLAPEKVLKKTKTEAKETALHYLEKVGLSEKANFYPEQLSGGQKQRVAIARSLCMKPEVILFDEPTSALDPELVGEVLATMKQLAEEGMTMVVVTHEMQFAREVSNLVLFFNGGIIEEMGKPEQVFSNPNSDRLRTFLKRTNAFI from the coding sequence ATGTCTCAACCAGTTATTGTCAGTGACAATTTACATAAAAGTTTTGGTAATTTAGAAGTATTAAAAGGCGTAAATGTAGAGTTGCATAAAAAGGATGTAGTGTCGATCATTGGTCCTTCTGGTTGTGGAAAAACTACTTTTATTCGCTGTTTAAATCGTCTTGAAACTATCACATCAGGAAAATTGGAAGTGATGGGAGTAGAAATTTCAGCCACTAAAATTGGCGAAAAATCTCTGCATCAGTTAAGAAGTAAAGTCAGTATGGTTTTTCAACATTTTAATTTATTTCCTCATCTTACGGTCGTACAAAATTTGATGTTAGCGCCCGAAAAAGTTCTCAAAAAAACTAAAACAGAGGCAAAAGAAACAGCCTTACATTATTTAGAAAAAGTTGGTTTATCTGAAAAGGCTAATTTTTATCCTGAGCAACTTTCGGGAGGACAAAAACAAAGGGTTGCTATTGCGCGCAGTTTGTGCATGAAACCTGAAGTAATATTATTTGATGAACCTACCAGCGCCCTTGATCCTGAATTGGTGGGGGAAGTGCTTGCTACCATGAAACAGTTAGCGGAGGAGGGTATGACGATGGTAGTTGTCACCCATGAGATGCAGTTTGCCAGAGAAGTTTCTAATTTGGTTTTATTTTTTAATGGGGGAATAATCGAAGAAATGGGTAAACCAGAACAAGTTTTTTCTAATCCTAATAGTGATCGATTAAGAACTTTTTTAAAACGTACTAATGCTTTTATTTAA
- a CDS encoding DNA phosphorothioation system restriction enzyme, producing the protein MKNNQFNYYLKNDNHQDNNNWLESIDWLKITIDYQEKSSYLAEKQTVYKVTSKLTGFPIIPDDLILRDYQKEAIINWFKNKGRGTLKMATGSGKTITALAIVNELYNKINLEILLVICPFRHLVIQWAKESEKFNLKPILAFENIHTWQSDLSHQLYQVQIKKQKFLTIITTNATFISDGFQSQLPFFTEKTLLIGDEAHNLGSPKLQACLPNTIGLRLALSATPERHYDEDGTEALINYFGTVLKPEFTLANAIQAKALVSYNYYPILVELTASEAQIYAKLTTKICWELAKDSGGNNPQLNRLLFARSRLVGNASNKLGALKDLMKDRLDTYATLFYCGDGYSYYEGKKEKQVTLVTRILGRELNYRVNIYTAETPLGERELITQQLQRGDLQGIVAIRCLDEGIDIPMIENAVILASSGNPRQFIQRRGRILRPHEGKKMATLFDMIVIPPELDREVWVVERNLLKKELKRFIEFANLANNRRGALEKLLELQNYFQLD; encoded by the coding sequence ATGAAAAATAATCAGTTTAATTATTATCTAAAAAATGACAATCATCAAGATAACAATAACTGGTTAGAATCTATTGATTGGTTAAAAATAACTATTGACTATCAAGAAAAAAGTAGTTATTTAGCAGAAAAACAAACAGTTTATAAAGTTACATCAAAACTTACTGGATTTCCAATTATTCCTGATGATTTAATATTAAGAGATTATCAAAAAGAAGCGATTATTAATTGGTTTAAAAATAAAGGACGTGGCACATTAAAGATGGCAACGGGAAGTGGTAAAACTATTACGGCTCTTGCTATTGTCAATGAATTATACAATAAAATTAACTTAGAAATACTTTTAGTAATTTGTCCTTTTCGTCATTTAGTTATTCAATGGGCAAAAGAGTCAGAAAAATTTAATTTAAAACCAATTTTAGCTTTTGAAAATATCCATACTTGGCAGAGTGATTTATCACATCAATTATATCAAGTTCAAATTAAAAAGCAGAAATTTTTAACGATAATTACCACTAATGCTACTTTTATTAGTGATGGTTTCCAATCACAGTTACCTTTTTTTACGGAAAAAACTTTACTTATCGGTGATGAAGCACATAATTTAGGTAGCCCAAAATTACAGGCTTGTTTACCGAATACCATTGGTTTAAGGTTAGCTTTATCTGCTACTCCAGAGCGCCATTATGATGAAGATGGCACGGAAGCATTAATTAATTATTTTGGCACGGTATTAAAACCTGAATTTACTTTGGCAAATGCTATTCAAGCTAAAGCATTGGTAAGTTATAATTATTATCCTATTTTAGTAGAATTAACTGCGTCAGAAGCACAAATTTATGCTAAACTGACCACTAAAATTTGTTGGGAATTGGCAAAGGATAGTGGTGGGAATAATCCTCAACTAAATCGTTTATTATTTGCGCGCTCTCGGTTGGTGGGTAATGCTAGTAATAAGTTAGGGGCGCTAAAGGATTTAATGAAGGATAGATTGGATACTTATGCCACTTTATTTTATTGTGGCGATGGTTATAGTTATTATGAGGGGAAGAAGGAAAAACAGGTAACTTTGGTTACTCGTATTTTGGGTAGGGAATTGAATTATCGAGTTAATATTTATACGGCGGAGACTCCTTTGGGAGAGAGGGAATTAATTACCCAACAATTACAACGGGGAGATTTACAAGGTATTGTGGCGATTCGTTGCCTTGATGAGGGTATCGATATTCCCATGATTGAAAATGCGGTTATTTTAGCTAGTAGTGGTAATCCTCGCCAATTTATCCAACGGCGGGGAAGAATTTTGCGCCCCCATGAGGGCAAAAAAATGGCTACTTTATTTGATATGATTGTGATACCTCCTGAGTTGGATCGAGAAGTGTGGGTTGTGGAGCGTAATTTATTGAAAAAAGAGTTAAAGCGCTTTATTGAATTTGCTAATTTAGCTAATAATCGGCGAGGGGCGCTGGAAAAACTGTTAGAATTACAAAATTATTTTCAGTTAGACTAA